In Thermus tengchongensis, a single genomic region encodes these proteins:
- a CDS encoding ADP-ribosylglycohydrolase family protein — protein sequence MRLRMVVEWSKGSPFRYAWKEGRLTLVAVDQPAPVNYGLIPGLINPADGEEVDAVHLGHPLPPGTQAEGNLLGMVWLADGDHKLLLGEGGEGPGLEDLPSLLAWFAPTRHPTLLGPREAQAWVEALRRLQDRYLGALLGLAVGDALGAQVEFQPKGSFPLVAGMKGGGPHDLFPGAWTDDTSMALCLAESLVEKGFDPQDQMARYLRWYREGYLSAKGYCFDIGNATRRALERFARTGDPFCGDEEGAGNGPLMRLAPLVLAYRQHPNLLQLARLSARTTHGAREALEATEFLAWLLKEALEGASKEELLRLEPFRDRDLHPAVRRVAEGGFWNEPEEGPGYAPGTLEAALFAFATTSSFAEGMLRAVNLGGDADTVGAVYGQLAGAFYGKEAIPEAWLAPLFLRRRMEALALDLLRASHRFALP from the coding sequence ATGCGGCTACGCATGGTGGTGGAGTGGAGCAAGGGAAGCCCCTTCCGCTATGCCTGGAAGGAGGGACGCCTAACCCTGGTGGCCGTGGACCAACCGGCCCCCGTGAACTACGGCCTTATCCCCGGCCTGATCAACCCTGCGGACGGGGAGGAGGTGGATGCGGTGCACCTGGGTCACCCCCTTCCCCCGGGAACCCAGGCGGAAGGGAACCTCTTAGGCATGGTGTGGCTGGCCGATGGGGACCATAAGCTCCTCCTGGGGGAAGGAGGGGAAGGTCCGGGCCTCGAGGACCTTCCCTCCCTCCTTGCCTGGTTCGCCCCCACCCGCCACCCCACCCTCCTCGGCCCCAGGGAAGCCCAGGCTTGGGTGGAGGCGTTGCGGAGACTCCAGGACCGCTACCTCGGGGCCTTGCTGGGCCTGGCCGTGGGGGACGCCCTGGGGGCCCAGGTGGAGTTCCAGCCCAAGGGGAGCTTTCCCCTGGTCGCAGGCATGAAAGGGGGCGGACCCCATGACCTCTTCCCAGGGGCCTGGACCGACGACACCAGCATGGCCCTCTGCCTGGCGGAAAGCCTGGTAGAGAAGGGCTTTGACCCCCAGGACCAGATGGCGCGCTACCTGCGCTGGTACCGGGAGGGGTACCTGAGCGCCAAGGGCTACTGCTTCGACATCGGGAACGCCACCCGAAGGGCCCTGGAGCGCTTCGCCCGCACGGGGGACCCCTTTTGCGGGGATGAGGAAGGGGCAGGCAACGGCCCCCTGATGCGCCTCGCCCCCCTGGTCCTGGCCTACCGCCAGCACCCCAACCTGCTCCAGCTGGCCCGCCTTTCCGCCCGCACCACCCACGGGGCCCGGGAAGCCTTGGAGGCCACGGAGTTTCTGGCCTGGCTCCTAAAAGAAGCCCTGGAGGGGGCTTCCAAGGAGGAACTCTTGCGCCTGGAACCCTTCCGGGACCGCGACCTGCACCCCGCGGTGCGCCGGGTGGCGGAAGGAGGCTTCTGGAACGAGCCAGAGGAGGGACCGGGGTACGCTCCAGGGACCCTCGAGGCCGCCCTCTTCGCCTTCGCCACCACCTCCTCCTTTGCCGAGGGCATGCTCCGCGCGGTGAACCTGGGTGGGGATGCGGACACCGTGGGTGCGGTCTACGGCCAGCTGGCGGGAGCTTTCTACGGCAAGGAAGCCATCCCCGAGGCTTGGCTAGCCCCCCTTTTCCTAAGGAGGCGCATGGAAGCCCTGGCCCTAGACCTCCTCCGGGCCAGCCACAGGTTCGCCCTGCCCTAG
- the mgtE gene encoding magnesium transporter — translation METTLSPLRQALQEGDTLKLKRLLEETHPQDLLAVWNDLEGEHRYVVLTLLPKDRAAEVFANLPAEAQAEYLKTLPPWRVQELLEELSLDDLADALQAVEEEDPALFRRLKEALDPKTRAEVEELTRYEEDEAGGLMTPEYVAVREGMTVEEVIRFLRRAAPDAETIYYIYVVDEAGRLKGVLSLRDLIVADPKTKVAEIMNPKVVFARTDTDQEEVARLMADYDFTVLPVVDEDGILVGIVTVDDVLDVLEEEATEDIHRMAAVDVPDLVYSQASPIALWMARVRWLVILILTGMVTSSILQGFESLLEAVTALAFYVPVLIGTGGNTGNQSATLIIRALATRDLDLKDWRRVLLKEGAVGFLLGLTLALFLLGKVVLDGQWALVPVVGLALFLIVLFANLVGALLPFALRRLGVDPALLSNPLIATLTDVTGLLIYLTLARLLLNLA, via the coding sequence GTGGAGACGACCCTTTCCCCTCTGCGCCAAGCCCTGCAAGAAGGCGACACCCTGAAGCTAAAGAGGCTTCTGGAGGAAACCCATCCCCAGGACCTCTTGGCCGTGTGGAATGACCTCGAGGGGGAACACCGCTACGTGGTCCTCACCCTCCTCCCCAAGGACCGAGCGGCGGAGGTTTTCGCCAACCTACCTGCGGAGGCGCAGGCGGAGTACTTAAAAACCCTGCCTCCCTGGCGGGTGCAAGAGCTCTTGGAGGAGCTCTCCCTGGACGACCTGGCCGACGCCCTCCAGGCGGTGGAGGAGGAAGACCCCGCCCTCTTCCGCCGCCTCAAGGAGGCCCTGGACCCCAAGACCCGGGCCGAGGTGGAGGAGCTCACCCGGTACGAGGAGGACGAGGCGGGGGGCCTCATGACCCCCGAGTACGTGGCGGTGCGGGAGGGCATGACCGTGGAGGAGGTCATTCGCTTCCTGCGCCGGGCCGCCCCCGATGCGGAAACCATTTACTACATTTACGTGGTGGACGAGGCAGGCCGCCTCAAGGGGGTTCTGTCCCTGAGGGACCTCATTGTGGCGGATCCGAAGACCAAGGTGGCAGAGATCATGAACCCCAAGGTGGTCTTCGCCCGCACGGACACCGACCAGGAAGAGGTAGCCCGCCTCATGGCCGACTACGACTTCACCGTCTTGCCCGTGGTGGACGAGGACGGGATACTGGTGGGTATTGTCACGGTGGACGACGTGCTGGACGTATTGGAAGAGGAAGCCACCGAGGACATCCACCGTATGGCGGCGGTGGACGTGCCCGACCTGGTCTACAGCCAGGCCTCCCCCATCGCCCTCTGGATGGCCCGGGTGCGTTGGCTGGTGATCCTCATCCTCACGGGCATGGTGACCAGTTCCATCCTCCAAGGGTTTGAAAGCCTCCTGGAAGCCGTCACCGCCCTGGCCTTCTACGTCCCGGTCCTCATCGGCACCGGGGGCAACACCGGCAACCAGTCGGCCACCCTCATCATCCGCGCCCTGGCCACCCGGGACCTGGATCTTAAGGACTGGCGCCGAGTCCTGCTAAAGGAGGGTGCCGTGGGCTTTCTCCTGGGCCTCACCCTGGCCCTCTTCCTCCTGGGCAAGGTGGTCCTGGACGGGCAGTGGGCCCTGGTGCCGGTGGTGGGCCTAGCCCTCTTCCTCATCGTCCTCTTTGCCAACCTGGTGGGAGCCCTCCTGCCCTTTGCCCTGAGGCGCCTCGGGGTGGACCCGGCCCTTCTCTCCAACCCCCTCATCGCCACCCTCACCGACGTCACGGGCCTGCTCATCTACCTCACCTTGGCCCGCCTCCTCCTAAACTTGGCATGA
- the ffh gene encoding signal recognition particle protein — MFAKLAGRLQEAIDRLRGRGRITEEDLKATLREIRRALMEADVNLEVVRAFVESVREKALGQKVLESLTPAEVVLATVYEALKEALGGEPRFPTLKNQNLWFLVGLQGSGKTTTAAKLALFYKGKGRRPLLVAADTQRPAAREQLRILGEKIGVPVLEVQDGESFESIRRRVEERARQEVRDLILVDTAGRLQIDEPLMAELARLKEALSPDEVLLVLDAMTGQEALSVAKAFDERVGVTGLILTKLDGDARGGAALSARHVTGKPIYFAGVSERPEGLEPFYPDRLASRILGMGDVATLAEKVRAAGLEAETPKSAKELTLEDFLKQMQNLKRLGSFSEILAMLPGVGKALPAGLQVDDKAIKRLEAIVLSMTPEERKDPRILNASRRKRIARGSGTSVQEINRFIKAFEETKALMKSLEKNKGRGLMGMFRR; from the coding sequence ATGTTTGCGAAGCTGGCGGGAAGACTGCAGGAGGCCATAGACCGCTTAAGGGGACGTGGCCGTATCACCGAGGAGGACCTGAAGGCTACCCTCAGGGAGATCCGTCGGGCCCTGATGGAGGCCGACGTGAACCTGGAGGTGGTGAGGGCCTTCGTGGAAAGCGTCCGGGAGAAGGCCCTGGGCCAGAAGGTCCTGGAAAGCCTCACCCCGGCGGAGGTGGTGCTGGCCACGGTCTACGAGGCCCTGAAGGAGGCCTTGGGCGGGGAACCCCGCTTCCCTACCCTGAAGAACCAGAACCTGTGGTTCCTGGTGGGGCTCCAGGGATCCGGTAAAACCACCACCGCGGCCAAGCTGGCCCTTTTCTACAAGGGGAAGGGAAGGAGGCCCCTGCTGGTGGCGGCCGACACCCAGCGCCCGGCAGCCCGGGAGCAGCTTCGCATCCTGGGGGAAAAGATCGGGGTACCGGTCCTGGAGGTGCAGGATGGGGAGAGCTTTGAGTCCATCCGCCGCCGGGTGGAGGAGAGGGCCAGGCAGGAGGTTCGCGACCTCATCCTGGTGGACACCGCCGGGCGCCTGCAGATCGACGAGCCCTTGATGGCGGAGCTTGCCCGCCTCAAGGAGGCCCTGAGTCCTGACGAGGTGCTTCTGGTCCTGGATGCCATGACGGGCCAGGAGGCCCTTTCGGTGGCCAAGGCCTTCGACGAGCGGGTGGGGGTCACGGGGCTCATCCTCACCAAGCTGGATGGGGATGCCCGAGGTGGGGCGGCCCTCTCCGCCCGGCACGTGACGGGGAAGCCCATCTACTTCGCTGGGGTCTCCGAGCGCCCCGAGGGTCTGGAGCCCTTCTACCCCGACCGGCTGGCGAGCCGCATCCTGGGCATGGGGGATGTGGCCACCCTGGCGGAAAAGGTTCGGGCTGCGGGCCTCGAGGCCGAAACCCCCAAGTCCGCCAAGGAGCTCACCCTGGAGGATTTTCTTAAGCAGATGCAGAACCTCAAGCGCCTGGGCTCTTTCTCAGAGATCCTCGCCATGCTGCCCGGGGTGGGTAAGGCCTTGCCCGCTGGGCTCCAGGTGGACGACAAGGCCATCAAGCGCCTGGAGGCCATCGTCCTTTCCATGACCCCCGAGGAGCGAAAGGACCCCCGCATCCTGAATGCCTCCCGGCGTAAGCGCATCGCCAGGGGAAGCGGCACCAGCGTGCAGGAGATCAACCGCTTCATCAAGGCCTTCGAGGAAACCAAGGCCCTAATGAAGTCCCTGGAGAAGAACAAGGGCCGGGGACTCATGGGAATGTTCAGGAGGTAG
- the rpsP gene encoding 30S ribosomal protein S16, which translates to MVKIRLSRFGSKHNPHYRIVVTDSRRKRDGAYIEKIGYYDPRKTTPEWLKVDVERAKYWLSVGAQPTDTARRLLRLAGVFRKEG; encoded by the coding sequence ATGGTAAAGATCCGGCTTTCTCGTTTCGGCTCCAAGCACAACCCGCACTACCGCATCGTGGTCACCGACAGCCGCAGGAAGCGCGACGGCGCCTACATCGAAAAGATCGGCTACTACGATCCCCGCAAGACCACTCCCGAGTGGCTGAAGGTGGACGTGGAACGGGCCAAGTACTGGCTTTCCGTGGGGGCCCAGCCCACGGACACCGCCCGGAGGCTTCTCCGGCTGGCGGGGGTTTTCCGGAAGGAAGGCTAG
- a CDS encoding KH domain-containing protein produces the protein MKDLVEYLAKSVVDQPERVRVQERRTREGPLYVVEVAPEDKGRLIGKQGRVIESIRTLVRAYAKRKVGVEVR, from the coding sequence ATGAAGGACTTGGTGGAGTATTTGGCCAAGAGCGTGGTGGACCAGCCGGAGCGGGTCCGGGTGCAGGAAAGGCGTACCCGGGAAGGTCCCCTTTACGTGGTGGAGGTGGCACCGGAGGACAAGGGCCGGCTCATCGGCAAGCAGGGCCGGGTCATTGAGTCCATCCGTACCCTGGTAAGGGCCTACGCCAAGCGCAAGGTGGGGGTGGAGGTGCGCTAG
- the rimM gene encoding ribosome maturation factor RimM (Essential for efficient processing of 16S rRNA), with amino-acid sequence MRLVEIGRFGAPYALRGGLKFRGEPVVAHLERVYVEGHGWRAVEDLYQVGDDLVVHLAGVSSRELAEPLVGLRVYAEVEELPPLEEGRYYYFALIGLPVYVGGLKMGEVVDILDAGAQDVLVIRGVGERLRDQTERLVPLQAPYVRVGEEGIHVEPIPGLFD; translated from the coding sequence ATGCGCCTGGTGGAGATCGGTCGGTTCGGTGCCCCCTATGCCCTGCGCGGGGGGCTAAAGTTCCGGGGTGAGCCGGTGGTGGCTCACCTGGAGCGGGTCTACGTGGAAGGGCATGGCTGGCGGGCGGTGGAGGATCTCTACCAGGTGGGGGATGACCTGGTGGTTCACCTGGCGGGGGTTTCCAGCCGGGAGCTGGCCGAGCCCTTGGTGGGCCTCCGGGTGTATGCCGAGGTGGAGGAACTTCCCCCCCTCGAGGAGGGCCGGTACTACTACTTTGCCCTTATTGGCCTACCCGTTTACGTGGGGGGCTTAAAGATGGGGGAGGTGGTGGACATCCTGGACGCAGGAGCCCAGGATGTCCTGGTGATCAGGGGCGTGGGGGAAAGGCTTCGCGACCAAACGGAGCGCCTGGTACCCCTGCAGGCGCCCTATGTACGGGTGGGGGAGGAGGGTATCCACGTGGAGCCCATCCCCGGCCTCTTTGACTGA
- the trmD gene encoding tRNA (guanosine(37)-N1)-methyltransferase TrmD: MRYTILTLFPGLIRPWLSESLLKKAQERGLIQVEVVDLRAYGLGRHRTVDDTPYGGGAGMVIRPDVAVAALETVLPADEVILLSPAGEPFTQRVAEELARRDHLVLLSGRYEGFDARVEAFVTRSLSIGDYVLMGGEVAALAVLEATARLIPGVIGDPESHRRDSFVRGLLDHPHYTRPPEFRGLRVPEVLLSGNHPEVDRWRRREALRKTLAVRPELVREARLGPLEVAWLAEIDREG, encoded by the coding sequence ATGCGCTACACTATCCTCACCCTTTTCCCCGGCCTCATACGCCCCTGGCTTTCGGAATCTCTCCTGAAGAAGGCCCAGGAGCGGGGTCTCATCCAGGTGGAGGTGGTGGACCTTAGGGCCTATGGCCTGGGGCGGCACCGCACCGTGGACGACACCCCCTATGGGGGCGGGGCGGGGATGGTGATCCGCCCCGACGTGGCGGTGGCGGCTTTGGAAACAGTGCTCCCCGCGGACGAGGTGATCCTCCTCTCCCCGGCGGGGGAACCCTTCACCCAACGGGTGGCGGAGGAGCTGGCCCGAAGGGATCACCTGGTCCTGCTTTCCGGGCGGTACGAGGGATTTGACGCCCGGGTGGAGGCCTTTGTGACCCGCTCCCTTTCCATCGGGGACTACGTGCTCATGGGGGGGGAGGTGGCAGCCCTGGCGGTGCTGGAGGCCACCGCCCGGCTCATCCCTGGGGTGATCGGGGATCCGGAAAGCCACCGGAGGGATTCCTTTGTCCGCGGGCTCCTGGACCACCCCCACTACACCCGCCCCCCGGAGTTCCGCGGGCTTCGGGTGCCGGAGGTTCTCCTTTCGGGAAACCACCCTGAGGTGGATCGGTGGCGCAGGCGGGAAGCCTTGAGGAAGACCCTTGCCGTGAGGCCGGAACTGGTGCGGGAGGCCAGGCTTGGGCCCCTCGAGGTGGCCTGGCTTGCGGAAATAGACCGCGAGGGCTAG
- the rplS gene encoding 50S ribosomal protein L19, with product MNRGALLKVVEAKYTRADLPEFRPGDTVRVAYRVKEGNRTRVQNFEGIVIKIKRNGYNTSFTVRKVSYGVGVERIFPLNSPLIEKIEIVQRGRARRAKLYFIRELSEREIRRKLRADRKRIGQDQERAQVAKEEAEAAQDATQAASEGEPSPE from the coding sequence ATGAACCGAGGAGCGCTGCTTAAGGTAGTAGAGGCCAAGTATACCCGCGCCGATCTCCCCGAGTTCCGGCCCGGCGACACCGTGCGGGTGGCCTACCGGGTGAAGGAGGGCAACCGCACCCGGGTGCAGAACTTTGAGGGCATCGTCATCAAGATCAAGCGGAACGGGTACAACACCAGCTTCACCGTGCGCAAGGTGAGCTACGGCGTGGGGGTGGAGCGCATCTTCCCCCTGAACTCCCCCCTCATCGAGAAGATCGAGATCGTCCAGCGGGGCCGGGCCCGGCGGGCCAAGCTCTACTTCATCCGCGAGCTTTCCGAAAGGGAGATCCGCCGCAAACTCCGCGCCGACCGCAAGCGCATCGGCCAGGACCAGGAAAGGGCCCAGGTGGCCAAGGAAGAGGCAGAAGCTGCCCAGGACGCTACTCAGGCGGCTTCCGAGGGGGAACCCTCCCCCGAGTAA
- a CDS encoding response regulator — MLKARMGNPGSRLRVLIADDHPLFRLGLRAGLEGEGLVVVAEAQDGKEALEKTLALNPEAVLLDLRMPVLDGLECTRMLRRKGYSGLIALLTTYQEPALVREAFLAGADAYFSKELSAPELKRRLLRVAQGEEKLKPPDLPSLTSREEEVLRLLAQGLSVKEMAKALGLSPDTVKDHLESLYGKLLVRNRVEALEKARSLGFLAKK; from the coding sequence ATGCTAAAGGCCAGGATGGGCAACCCTGGATCCCGCCTCCGTGTGCTGATCGCCGACGACCACCCCCTTTTCCGCCTAGGGCTTAGGGCGGGCCTCGAGGGGGAAGGGCTCGTGGTGGTGGCTGAGGCCCAGGATGGGAAGGAGGCCTTGGAAAAGACCCTGGCTTTGAACCCGGAAGCGGTTCTCTTAGACCTGAGGATGCCCGTATTGGATGGGCTAGAGTGCACCCGTATGCTCCGGAGGAAGGGGTATTCCGGCCTCATCGCCCTCCTCACCACCTACCAGGAGCCCGCCCTGGTGCGGGAAGCGTTTTTGGCCGGGGCTGACGCCTACTTTTCCAAGGAGCTCTCCGCTCCCGAGCTCAAAAGGCGCCTTCTCCGCGTGGCCCAGGGGGAGGAAAAACTGAAGCCCCCTGACCTGCCCAGCCTCACCTCGAGGGAGGAGGAAGTCCTCCGCCTCCTGGCCCAAGGGCTTTCCGTGAAGGAAATGGCCAAGGCCCTGGGCCTTTCCCCGGACACGGTGAAGGACCATCTGGAAAGCCTCTACGGCAAACTCTTGGTCCGAAACCGGGTGGAAGCCCTGGAAAAGGCAAGGTCCCTGGGATTCCTGGCGAAGAAATAA
- the sdaAA gene encoding L-serine ammonia-lyase, iron-sulfur-dependent, subunit alpha: protein MPLTLNGLAALPGRASEALLREEVEESGLAPETILNKLRERLGIMRDSIRRGLASDAPSVAGMVGKNAKTLWEAPDPLRDPLLKRVQAYAMAVNEENARMGRIVAAPTAGSAGTLPGALLGVADHLGIPDEDLLMPMVLAAGVAKIIHRQIYIAGASGGCQAEIGSSAAMAAAAVTELLGGSPEACAHAAALALQNTLGLVCDPVGGFVEVPCVMRNGFYAVHAVSAASMALAGIRSVIPPDEVILAMAGIGRLLPLELKETGLGGLADTPTGRRLAAQALGEASKD, encoded by the coding sequence ATGCCCTTGACCCTGAACGGCCTTGCCGCCCTTCCCGGCCGGGCGTCGGAGGCCCTGCTCCGCGAGGAGGTGGAGGAAAGCGGTCTGGCTCCCGAGACAATCCTGAATAAGCTTCGGGAGCGCTTGGGCATCATGCGGGATTCCATCCGGAGGGGTCTCGCCTCGGATGCTCCCAGCGTGGCGGGAATGGTGGGGAAGAATGCCAAGACCTTGTGGGAAGCCCCGGATCCCTTGCGGGATCCGCTTTTAAAGCGGGTCCAGGCCTACGCCATGGCGGTCAACGAGGAAAATGCCCGCATGGGTCGGATTGTGGCTGCTCCCACGGCGGGCAGCGCCGGGACGCTTCCCGGAGCCTTGCTGGGAGTGGCGGATCACCTGGGCATCCCCGATGAGGACCTCCTCATGCCCATGGTCCTGGCCGCCGGGGTGGCCAAGATCATCCACCGCCAGATCTACATCGCTGGGGCCAGCGGGGGGTGCCAGGCGGAGATCGGTTCTTCGGCAGCCATGGCGGCAGCCGCCGTTACCGAGCTCCTCGGTGGGAGCCCCGAGGCTTGCGCCCACGCAGCCGCTTTAGCCTTGCAGAACACCCTGGGCTTGGTTTGCGATCCCGTGGGGGGGTTTGTGGAGGTACCCTGCGTGATGCGCAATGGCTTTTACGCCGTTCACGCGGTGAGCGCCGCCTCCATGGCCCTGGCGGGGATAAGGAGCGTGATCCCCCCTGACGAGGTGATCCTGGCCATGGCGGGCATCGGCCGCCTCCTGCCCTTGGAGCTCAAGGAAACGGGCCTGGGGGGGTTAGCGGACACCCCCACGGGGCGTCGGCTGGCCGCCCAGGCCCTGGGGGAGGCTTCCAAGGATTGA
- a CDS encoding sulfurtransferase, which produces MGYAHPEVLVSTDWVQEHLGDPKVRILEVDEDILLYETGHIPGAQKVDWQRDFWDPVVRDFVDEEGFANLMERLGISNDTTVVLYGDKNNWWAAYAFWFFKYNGHQDVRLMNGGRQKWVEEGRPLSTEVPTYPKGSYRVPYRDESIRAYRDEVLKHILKVKEGRGALVDVRSPEEYRGELTHMPNYPQEGALRAGHIPGAKNIPWAKAVNPDGTFKTFEELQALYQSAGITPDKDVVVYCRIAERSSHSWFVLKYLLGYPHVKNYDGSWTEWGNLVGVPVAKGEE; this is translated from the coding sequence ATGGGCTATGCGCATCCCGAGGTTCTGGTAAGCACGGACTGGGTCCAGGAGCACCTGGGGGATCCCAAGGTGAGAATCCTCGAGGTGGACGAGGACATCCTGCTCTACGAAACCGGCCACATTCCTGGGGCACAGAAGGTGGACTGGCAACGGGATTTCTGGGATCCGGTGGTGCGGGACTTTGTGGACGAAGAGGGGTTCGCCAACCTCATGGAAAGGCTTGGGATCTCCAACGACACCACCGTGGTCCTTTACGGGGACAAGAACAACTGGTGGGCCGCCTATGCCTTCTGGTTCTTCAAATATAACGGCCACCAGGACGTGCGCCTCATGAACGGAGGACGGCAAAAGTGGGTGGAGGAAGGCCGTCCCCTTTCCACCGAGGTGCCCACCTACCCCAAGGGGAGCTACCGGGTACCCTACCGGGACGAGTCCATCCGCGCCTACCGGGACGAGGTTCTCAAGCACATCCTCAAGGTTAAGGAGGGCAGGGGTGCCCTGGTGGACGTGCGGAGCCCCGAGGAGTACCGGGGGGAGCTCACCCACATGCCCAACTACCCTCAGGAAGGAGCCCTGCGGGCCGGCCACATCCCGGGGGCCAAAAACATCCCCTGGGCCAAGGCGGTAAACCCCGACGGCACCTTTAAAACGTTTGAGGAACTTCAGGCTCTTTACCAGTCCGCGGGCATCACCCCGGATAAAGATGTGGTGGTCTACTGCCGCATCGCCGAGCGCTCCAGCCACTCCTGGTTTGTCCTCAAGTACCTCCTCGGCTACCCCCACGTGAAGAACTATGACGGCTCTTGGACGGAGTGGGGCAACCTGGTGGGGGTTCCGGTAGCCAAAGGGGAGGAATAG
- a CDS encoding zinc metallopeptidase, with amino-acid sequence MDILALLLMGLVFVASLVIQGGLQATFARFSRVANSRGLTGAQVARAILDAHGLTHVRVEPVPGALTDHYDPHAKAVRLSEPNYASPSLAALAVAAHEVGHAVQDAHGYTWLRVRASLWPAASLGTNLGPILVVGGLMLGAIGLAKLGLYLYLAVALFQLVTLPVEFDASRRALEFLRRMGFLSQQEMAPARRVLTWAALTYVAALASSLATILYYASLLMGRREE; translated from the coding sequence ATGGACATACTGGCGCTCTTGCTCATGGGGCTGGTCTTTGTGGCCAGCCTGGTGATTCAAGGTGGTCTCCAGGCCACCTTTGCCCGGTTCAGCCGGGTGGCCAACAGCCGGGGGCTTACGGGGGCCCAGGTGGCCCGGGCCATCCTGGATGCCCATGGCCTCACCCACGTCCGGGTGGAGCCGGTGCCCGGAGCCCTCACGGATCACTACGATCCTCACGCCAAGGCGGTGCGGCTTTCCGAACCCAACTACGCCTCGCCCAGCCTGGCGGCCCTGGCGGTGGCCGCCCACGAGGTGGGGCATGCGGTCCAGGATGCCCATGGCTACACCTGGCTTCGGGTGCGGGCCAGCTTGTGGCCAGCGGCCAGCCTGGGCACCAACCTGGGCCCGATCCTGGTGGTGGGCGGGTTGATGCTGGGGGCCATCGGTTTGGCCAAGCTCGGGCTTTACCTCTACCTGGCGGTGGCCCTATTCCAGCTGGTGACCCTGCCCGTGGAGTTTGACGCCTCCAGGCGGGCTCTGGAGTTCCTGCGGCGCATGGGCTTCCTCTCCCAGCAGGAGATGGCCCCTGCCCGGCGGGTGCTCACCTGGGCAGCCCTTACCTACGTGGCCGCCTTGGCCAGCTCCTTGGCCACCATCCTTTACTACGCCAGCCTCCTCATGGGCCGGAGGGAGGAGTAG
- a CDS encoding TFIIB-type zinc ribbon-containing protein: MPLLLCPNCQVGMKEVERRGVLIDVCPQCGGVWLDKGELEKLLAEAKEVERAYEEEREAYYRKEGKPYRKKKGFLEIFDLFD, translated from the coding sequence ATGCCCCTCCTCCTTTGTCCCAACTGCCAGGTGGGCATGAAGGAGGTGGAAAGGCGCGGGGTCCTCATCGACGTCTGCCCCCAGTGCGGGGGGGTGTGGCTGGATAAGGGGGAGCTGGAGAAACTCCTGGCAGAGGCCAAGGAGGTGGAGCGGGCCTACGAGGAGGAGCGGGAGGCCTACTACCGCAAGGAGGGGAAGCCCTACCGAAAGAAAAAGGGCTTCCTGGAGATCTTTGACCTCTTTGATTAG
- a CDS encoding redoxin domain-containing protein, which translates to MAKATTGYLAWLKDLEEMSGISINFPVIADLDMKVSRLYGMIHPAASETAAVRAVFIIDPNGILRGMLYYPLTTGRNIDEILRFIRALQFTDRTGLNTPADWQPGDPAIVKPPATLDEAKADEARKAEYTEYKRWYLRLKKAE; encoded by the coding sequence GTGGCCAAAGCCACGACGGGGTACTTAGCCTGGCTTAAGGACCTCGAGGAGATGTCCGGGATCTCCATCAACTTCCCGGTCATCGCCGACCTGGACATGAAGGTGTCCAGGCTCTACGGCATGATCCACCCCGCCGCCAGCGAAACCGCTGCGGTGCGGGCGGTCTTCATCATCGACCCCAACGGCATCCTCCGGGGCATGCTCTACTATCCCCTCACCACCGGCCGCAACATCGACGAGATCCTACGCTTCATCCGGGCCCTCCAGTTCACCGACCGCACCGGCTTGAACACCCCCGCCGACTGGCAGCCGGGCGATCCCGCCATCGTGAAGCCCCCAGCCACCCTGGATGAGGCCAAGGCCGACGAGGCCAGGAAGGCCGAGTACACGGAGTACAAGCGCTGGTATCTACGCCTTAAGAAGGCGGAGTAA
- a CDS encoding redoxin domain-containing protein has translation MVLFSHPADFTPVCSTEFLAFARRQKELEELGVQLVGLSIDSIYSHLSTRTQRLPHRPKPKWRTHGLFGAPVVAQAXGQSHDGVLSLA, from the coding sequence GTGGTGCTCTTCAGCCACCCCGCCGACTTCACCCCAGTGTGCTCCACGGAGTTCCTGGCCTTCGCCCGGCGTCAAAAGGAGCTTGAAGAATTGGGAGTCCAGCTGGTGGGCCTTTCCATTGACTCCATCTACTCCCACCTAAGTACCCGCACGCAAAGGTTGCCCCACCGGCCAAAGCCAAAGTGGCGTACTCATGGCCTTTTTGGGGCCCCCGTCGTGGCGCAAGCCNGTGGCCAAAGCCACGACGGGGTACTTAGCCTGGCTTAA